One genomic window of Solanum dulcamara chromosome 10, daSolDulc1.2, whole genome shotgun sequence includes the following:
- the LOC129870318 gene encoding acetylajmalan esterase-like, with the protein MANLSFTQYCLSLLLITSLAASFFTPSSAQTKCNINSVYQLGDSLADAGNVIRTPGASIIFRADRSPYGETFFKRPTGRFSNGRVVTDFISQSFKLSFLNAYLDRSASFTQGVNFAVAGATALDTSFWAARNINLPTWNTPLSNQLNWFKSHLQSTCGSRCAESLKNSVVIMGEWGGNDYYNCFFQRKQIPEVRTYVPFVVAGIMRGIKEVIQLGATRVLVPSIYPLGCLPLYLTSFPDNNTSGYDQLGCLRNYNDFASYHNRYVVRAIANLQRQFPNVSIVYGDFYGAILSLLRSPASFGFNQNTLLSACCGTGGRHNFNFRTVCGAAGINACPNPAQYVNWDGIHLTDEAHRRITDTLVKDMLSKFNCVV; encoded by the coding sequence ATGGCAAATCTTTCTTTTACCCAATATTGCTTGTCCCTTTTGCTCATCACTTCATTAGCAGCTTCCTTCTTTACTCCTTCATCTGCCCAAACTAAATGTAACATTAACTCTGTATACCAACTAGGCGACTCCCTCGCCGACGCCGGTAATGTCATCCGTACACCCGGCGCTTCCATTATCTTCCGCGCCGACCGCTCTCCTTACGGCGAAACTTTCTTCAAAAGACCCACTGGTCGCTTCTCCAACGGCCGTGTCGTTACCGATTTCATTTCCCAATCATTCAAACTCTCCTTCCTCAATGCTTATTTAGACAGAAGTGCATCTTTCACTCAAGGAGTAAATTTCGCCGTTGCCGGTGCTACTGCCCTCGACACATCGTTCTGGGCTGCTCGTAACATTAATTTGCCCACATGGAACACACCGCTTTCGAATCAATTAAATTGGTTCAAATCACATCTCCAATCGACGTGTGGTTCGAGATGTGCGGAGAGTTTGAAAAACTCGGTTGTAATAATGGGAGAATGGGGAGGAAACGATTACTATAATTGTTTCTTCCAGAGGAAGCAAATCCCCGAAGTTAGAACGTATGTTCCATTTGTTGTTGCAGGGATTATGAGAGGCATCAAAGAGGTGATTCAGCTCGGAGCCACACGTGTGTTGGTTCCGAGTATTTACCCTCTAGGATGCCTCCCATTGTACCTCACATCGTTCCCTGATAACAATACAAGTGGTTACGATCAATTAGGCTGCTTGAGAAACTACAACGATTTCGCTTCGTATCATAATAGATACGTGGTTAGGGCTATAGCGAATCTACAACGCCAATTCCCCAATGTTAGTATTGTGTATGGGGATTTCTACGGTGCAATTTTATCACTTTTACGTAGCCCTGCTTCGTTTGGATTTAACCAGAATACGCTGCTTAGTGCGTGTTGTGGAACTGGAGGGAgacataatttcaactttagGACTGTGTGTGGAGCAGCTGGAATTAATGCTTGTCCGAATCCGGCACAATACGTAAATTGGGATGGAATTCATTTGACAGATGAAGCTCATCGTCGTATTACCGATACTCTTGTCAAAGATATGTTGTCCAAATTCAACTGTGTTGTTTAA